Below is a genomic region from Miscanthus floridulus cultivar M001 chromosome 1, ASM1932011v1, whole genome shotgun sequence.
CCACCCGCCTCCGTCGTCCTTTATAACCTCCGCCCGCCGCTCGCAGCTCGCTCGCCCACTCAGTCAGCCCGTTCCCACTCCCTCCCCCAAGGTCGTCGCCACCGCTTGCATGCAGTTGCAGCTAGCAGAGCCGAGAGCCTGAGCTTGACACGCAGCCAGCCAGCGCCGAGTCAGCGACGCCATGGACGCCGTCTCACTCTCCTGCGCGGGCGTGGCGCCGCGGAGCGCGCTCCTGTCCCACTCCTTCGCCGACGCGGCCATCGCGCGCGCGCTCCACTTCTCCCTCTCCGATCACGCCCCGGCCGAGCCGCCCGCGGCCACGACGATGCTGATGCACGGCGCCGTGGCAGGGACGGACTGTCCCGGTCCCGCGATGGccgcagcgccgtcgccgtcgtcgtccgcgCGGTGCCGGCTGGGCCCGGCGGGCGGGCACGGGGGGAAGCGGCGCCGGCCGCGGCCGTCCAAGCGCGCGCCCACCACGTACATCAGCACCGACGCCGCCACCTTCCGCGCCATGGTGCAGCGCGTCACCGGCGCCGACGAGGCCGACCTgctgcagccgccgccgcagcagcaggaCGGCGGCCTCGGCATCGGCCTCCTCCTGCCGCACCTCGGGGTCGAGCAGTTCCTCCTGGCGGCGGGACACGCGCCGCacgtcgctgctgctgctgcaccgtACGCGACGGCCAcgcccgccgcggcggcggcggcggagcagcaGCCGCTGTTCCCGACGCTGGACTCGTGGAACGTCATGTACGGGAAGAAGAACGAGGTGGTCTCGGCTCTCACTGCTAGCCCATGAAAACGTCCTGGTTGATCCCCGTCCGTTCCAGCGACCTTGTACGTGCGTGTGCAGCATTAGCATGCTGCATCTAGCATGGTTGATTAGATCAGCTGATGATTTGATCTCTTCTTCTCCATGGTCGCGGAGAAGCTTTACATCACATATTTACAGTTGGGGTGACCTTTGAGTGGTCTAGGGATGGAATAGCAGAGTTGTGTTAATCAGAGAACCCCAGGGACAGGCAGTCACGCCTGTATTTCGATTGCAGTACCTGCAGTTGCATCCGCACCTGCAGACGTTCGGCTTAAGCCGTAACTTTTcgaccaacgaacaatatttttctttcacaataaatcagttaACAGTACTTTTAGTTATGTCTtattagccaaacgaacaggtaGTGAGCTTCCCGCTTCTTGTGTAAAAAAAGGTCTCGTTGGTAATGACCAGAAACTTTTCAGCTGCACCACCACCCATAATTGGCTTTGGTTACTGAATATTTTTGGAGGATAAACCGTCTATTTGTGGCTTTACCAATTACCATGCTGCACATCAAAATCATCCAGCCATCAAAGCTTTTTTCCACATTATTACACCTATATCAGCCACAATGTAACCATGAACGACACGTCACGACTCACGAGCCAAAACTTTTTCATGGGTGTGATAATTCTGAAAACTTTCGAAGAGGTTATACTTCACTGCACCATACAGGTTCAACGAACACCGAAATTCGCGCTCCACTCACTGCCCTTTATTTGCCCCGCGACCTGGTATTGTACTCATGTGCTTTGTGCTTCGGAGACTTTGCATAGGTGTTGAAAAGAGGAGCGGAAAATACTACTCCAAAAAAGGTACAAAAACTGCCTTTTAATCTGTTCCTCTTTTGCGACAGTGACCgtgctggtttcctttttaccTAGGCTATCTCTAACCGTAACACCTGAAATAGAAGACCCATTTAACGTTTGTGTAGCGTTACAGTGAAAAGGTTTAATACACATTCGACATCCTCTTCAACAAATGAATCTaaaagagaattctttctgcaaatgagttttcaggaaagatgatactcatatttaggttgtgcctATGAGACAACCCAAAATATGTCTCCCGTATaaatactctgttggaggctaattTAAAATCTTCTACTATCAATTTTAGGTTTGAATATCCATATAAATTACCTATTGGAGACAGTGTTACAACTCCTGTAAAAACACACACACTCCCCGTTCACAAAGCGAATGCCGACACATGAAGACGTCCACTTGTTTAAGCACTGAATGACGAATCCTCTGAGGCAGCATTGCACCTCATCCGAATCATCATCTGATCGAGGGATGCCCCTGGCCATGGAAAAGAAACTACGAGTGTTTGGTTCCATAGtcacttctaaaattcatgtcacatcgaatatttagatactaataaagagcattaaatatagattatgagacgattttttaaacctaattaatctatcattcgcacatgtttactgtagcataccgttgtcaaattatggactaattaggtttaaaagattcgtctcgtaaattagtcgtaagttatgtaattagttttataattagtctatatttaatacttcatgcatatgtctaaatattcgatgtgactgAAATTTTAGGAGCACATGTAAAAACCAAACAGGGTCTAGGTACTGTAGTGCCACTGTCAGCGTCAGTAGAGACATCAATGTTTAGTAGCAGGCTACCTAAGTTCAAGTTCGAGTTGACACAAATGGTTATTTCAAAACCATCGGTGTCAAATTTGGAAAGCCTTGGAAGACCTCAGCGCCTCGACAGTCCGCAACAAAGGCGTGTTCGCTGGTGGGTTTctaggctggtttgggctggctgctgctggtttgttgtaagagaaaaacacagttggctggttgaataagcgaACAAcgaacactgttggctggttgaataagcctggctgaaaccaacaaacgaacagagtGAAGGAATGGATAATAAGAAGTGAACAACGAGGCACACGACAACCGTTCACTTGCCAGTCTTTCGCAAGCGCATCCTTCCTCAGTTCTCCCCAGCCACCTACAAAAATTCAGGAAACAGAATTCAGTGGGGCCGTTTGGATTGAAGGAAAGTCACTGGAATTTTGGAGGAAGTAATTCCGGAGGAAAGGAAACGAGAGATgccgtttggaacaaaggaagcTTCCCTACTGTTCCAGAGGAAAGGAAACTGCTTGCACACAAAACGCAGGAACGAGAAAATCCACTCCGACCCAAGGGAACGGAGGGAACGCTGCGCTCGCTCTCTCGACTCTCCCGCCACgggctttcttcctcccgccactgcCTTTCTCCCTCCCGCCATGACCTAATCCCTAGCCACACGAGAGCACGCGGACGCGCTCGTCGCCCTCCACCTCGGATAGATGACGAATCCGCGACTTCAAAGTGCATCTGGGGGACAAAAACCAACTCCACCCCTTCCGTCTGCAGCACCAGAACACGGTCTTGGCGTTCCCCAATCTAGAGGGGATGGCGAGATCTCACAAGAAAAAAGGTAATCAATTTGATAACTAAGTAGCCCTTGCTGGAATTTCTTCCGTGCTTTGTTACAGATTGGTTGGGATCTCGTTCATAGGTAGAGTCCTAGATTAGATCCGAAAATactaatttattttattttcccCCAATTCGAGATTGCATCTGCTAGTTTGGTAATTCCAATGCATGGTTAAACTCATGAAGTTTGTTTATCATAAAACAAATTGcctttcctcctttgcatttttTAGTCCGTGGCATTCATCTTTTCCAATATTATTTGAAACTGAAAATTTGTGTATATGAAATTATGTTAGGCACCGCAAGAACTGTTAGTAGAGCAAACTGGAACCATAAGAGGATTCTTTATCTTATTGGACTTTTAAAACAACACGATGTACCAAGATTTTGGACAAACAATGCATGGAGCAAGGAAGCATGGACTAGTATGGTTGGTCAGTTCAATTCAAGATTTTCTTTAGCATTCACCGTGGCTCAAGTAAAACAAAAGGAGCAGGATTTGAAGGAGTTTCGAGTTGTAAAGGAATTGCAAGAAGAAAGTGGTTTTGGCTGGGATTCTAGTAGAATGATGGTGACTGCACCTGAAAGTGTATGGAGGGGGTTAGAGGAACGTCGAAACAAAGACACTCTTCTTCGATGGCGAGATAAATCATTTCCATACTTTGATGATCTGTTTGCTTTATATGATGGTGAGTTTCAGTTCATGGATCTAACTACCTATATTTTCATTAAACATTGTTGCACCTATCCTTAAAAATTTTCTGTACATATTTGTACAGGTCGTTATGCTGAAGGAAGGAGTTGTCATGGAATGGATCACTCTGCGAATAAGAGAAAACAATGTTCAGAAGTTCCTGCAACACTTTCACCTCCACGACATGTTCCTGTTACCACATTGCCCTTGCATTTTGATATTGAGGGGCAAAGAGATGATACTAATTGGTTTGGCACTGATGAATTTAGTCATTTCTCAAATATAGTTAATGACTCTACTTTTAGTGCCTCCCCAGAAGGAACCCAACAAACAGGGAAACTTTTCTTTCATTTTCTCGTGTTGAAACAAGGCTGGGATGGTTGCGCAAACAAATTTAGCTTCCAAAAATCAAATTCACATGTGCGCAGGTAAGCTACATGATTCTTTTGTAAGTAGAAATGGCTAGCATAACTAGCACGTCTTTTGTATAGTGTAGAATTGATACTAACGTGCCTTTTGTAAGGTAGTACAAACTAAGTTACATTAAATATTTGAACTTCTCTATCGTTGACTTGTTCTTCTTGAAATGTAATCGTTCCACATCCTCATTGCTATTTCATCTCTCATATCATTTCCAGCTTGGCGCATCATTACTATATTCGTCGTCGCCTTCTGGTACATCTTGCATGTTACTTTGATTGATATCTTCGTTGGCACCATGCGCCAATGACATATCTCCATTGTATAGCTGTATAAAATTATGAGTTACACAACAAGCTACAGAGATATCAACTTCTGTGTCAATATCATATAATGATGCAGCCTTCAGTATGGGGTACCTCATCTTCAATATACCAATGATTCTCTCTATATGATTTCGGAGTTGAGCATGTCGTAGATTGAATAATTCCTTGTGATTTTGTGGTTTTTATCCAGCCCTTCCCTGTTCTTGTAGATGGTATCTAGTTCCACGATATGGAGCAAGAAATTCTGGTGTGTTAGCATAGCCTGCATCTACTAGATAGAATTTACCGGGAGGGACACTAAATCCATGGTTAAGTGCATCTTGGAGAACTCTTGCATCAGAAGCAGACCCCTCCCAACCAGCATGCACATGCACAAACTTTAGATCAAAGTCACATGCGACCATCATGTTTTGTGAAAGACCTTGTTTTCTATTTCTATATGGCTCTTGTTGTTCGAGAGGAATAGTGATAGGAATGTGAGTGCCATCAATAGCACCAATACAATTCTGCATGTATTTGTATGCTTATTAGTACTAAAACCACAAATAAAATTTATTTTGCCTTgatatactaataaaaaatacatTACCTGGAAGTATGGAGCAAATTTAGGTTGCCTTAAGATCCGATGCGGGTGCAGAGAAGGTAGCCATATGTAGTTGCATGTGAGTGATGTAAGTGCGTTGAGCACTGATGTGAAGTGCCGGCTAATTGTTTCTCCACTATGTTGAAAAATATCTTGCAATGTTCGATTGGCTGCATTTTTTGATATGACATAAAGGAATATGCCTAACTGCTCTTCCACAGATACATACCTTGAATCAACAAGAATGTTATTTTCACGCAATCTTTGAACAAGAGCTTGAAAAATCTCTCTTTCCATATGGAACCGCCTTCTGCATAGGGCCTCATGCCCTGTTAGAGTTTCATGAATAAACGTGGCTCCATTTCGGATAGATGTGTGTATTGCTTTCTTCTCAGATGATTGGGATGAGGTTCCTTCTGCTAGTGTTGGGTGGATGAGGAAAATGAATTCATCTTCATTTTGTGATCGTCGGTGATAATTTAGATCCATAGAAAGAAAAGCACATCCTATCGCTACAAGGGATGAGATGTACAGCTATGCAAGTGTAAAGAATGAACACTACGTGTGCTTGTGTCTACTACTTGTCTTGCTAGTCTGGATGGGAGGTGCAACTCTCCACGGTATGCAGCAGCATGCTTATATAGCGCCGAGCAGCAAGCAACGGCTAGAATACATGAGCAATTTCTGACCAAGCAACGACTAGAATACATGAGCAATTTCTGACCTGGCAAGCCAACGGCTACTGGCTACAATGCACGAACAGCATCAGATCAGGAAAGAAACCAATGACTACTGGTGTATGCCAACGACTACTTTGTTCATTGAAAAATGTGAAGATTCAAATTCATTTCCTGCAATCCAAACAGTCCAAATGTTTCATTCCTATGGTTTCCAATCCTGTAGTTTTCCACTTTTTACTTTTCTTTATTCCTGTGTTTCCTACCATACCTCTGTTTTACATTCCTTTGTTCCGAACGGGCCTAACAATGGAGAGAATCAACACGTCAAGTCGTCAACTAGAGGGGCAGCGGTAGCCCTAGCTGCGCATGCAGAACCGATGACCTGCCTCTACCTGCACTGCACCCATTGCTCGCGGCAGCAACTCCTGCCGTCTCTTCGTCCGTCATCTTACCGCCGCAGCAAGTCCCAGGTTCTCCGTCGCGACGACGTCCTGGCGGCGTCGCCGCCCGGTGCGCGCCGAACGGCGGTGGCGTGCCAGCAGGCGACACGAAATCGCAGCTCAAAGGTAGGCTCACCGATCGCCATCCACAACAACGGCCAGGTCAAGTCCGGCGACGTCGGAAGGTACTAGTGCTCCATCATAGCATTTGAAATTCAACCGTGCACGATGGCTTGGTACTGATTGGCTTTGATTTTGGTCATGGATCGGAGCGGAAGCCCAAGGACGTCTGGGCCGTGAGGCGCGCCGTCGGGGCACATACCTGCTGGACGGCAAGTTTTTCAGTCCTTTGGATTGTGATAGCGGTGACGATGATGAGACCCCGGATGAATGAGCGATCAGTGCCTTAATATAATGGTGTTGTTATTCACATGTCGTGCAAACATGTCATTACTAATGCACCATTGTAATTTGCAATGTAAGATTCATGGTGTATAGCATCTGCTTTTTTCGAGAACATGTCCTTTGACACATGTTTCATGAAGAGGAGTGTGTATAACATCTGCCGACAGTAAGTGAGCATACATGATACATAGCATCACCAACACCGATCCAAGTATATTGTGAAGCCTCTTTCAACGGAAATGCTATTTACCTGAGTGTTTCTAAGTGCACTTGGCCCTCTACGTAGATTTTGGTGTATTAATGACAAAACAATTTAGTGATTAACTTTGTTTAGAGCACCCGTagtggtataagttagttactaGCTCTAAATCAACTTTAATAGTGCTAACTATGTTTGGTTCCCCCTCCTAAAGTTTAGTTCGTGTCACATCGAATTAATTTGCAGTATTaaaatagactaattacaaaactaactgcaagattgagactaatttacgagacaaatctattaaacctaattagtccatgatttgacaatatggtgctacagtaaacatgtgctaaccatggattaattaggcttaatagattcctctcgctaattagtctacccctgtgcaattagttttataattagtttatatttaatcctCCTAGTTAGCATCCGAACATCTGATGTGATACGGAAtaaactttagcccctggatCCAAACACTGACACTCTCATATGATCTTGAAATGTGTGTATGAGCCTAACTCTCGATCAAGAGCTAACTTTTCTCTCTCTTTATTAATATATGAAAAAAATGCTTAGAGCTAGCTTATCAGTCACCCATTGTAGGTGCCCCGAGCATTGTAGTCTAGTGATAAGGAAGACGAGTTGAGGGGGGAAAAGGGTAAGGGTGTCATGTAGAGGTACACCAAAGGTGacgaagaagaaaagaaaatggTAGTTCCGAGGACCCTCCAGTTAACTACATTAAACTAAACTGTCAATCATAGATCATACTCAATTTAACATAATTAGCATATCTTTCTATGGGTCACACCATCTATGCTATCCGTAACGCACAGAAATACACATGATCAATATATATAGAGAGCATATACTTCAGATCAAGTTAACAcatggaatttagtttaagttTACAACATAAGGTCATCATCACATTTAGTTCTTACAACAAACCATAACGGAAGTCTAAAATTACAATAAGTGTTTAAAGATACATCTTATGGTTGGTTCATGCGACCACCATGTTACTCAATAGTGTCCATCACTCCCACTCAAAAGAGGGTATGGGATCGTAGAAGTACCGGTAAATAGGGGTTGTCTCCCATGCAACACAACTCAAAGATAATAATAAAGAGCCCAAGAGCCAAAAGTCTAGCCTGGTACTGTACTTGGCCCGGGTCTCCCAGCGAGAGCGAGCGCTCCTGTGGCCATCCGCCGGGCCCCTGCCTCTCCTCTACGGCGTGCTCGCCGGCGACGAGGGTAGGTGGGCCAGTCCCCTCCTCTAGAGTTCTTAGTAGATCGTAGTTAGAGTTGCCCTGATGGGAGAGTCATGTCTTGCCGTCGTCCGCGTCATCGTCGTAGCAGCTGTCGTGGTCTTCCCCTGTTTTTTTCCTCACAATCGATGTCGTCGACTTCAAGGTCAGTGTTAATAAAATAAATCATTTCTTCTTCCCCGCGGATCTCCTCACCACCACCCTTGCTTCCACATCCATCCATCACCGACGAGATCCGTTCTCTCCCGATCCGCAACCTTCGTCGCACGCATCCCTCTCCATTCAGCAGCCTCCGGTCCTAGTGCCCCTTTCTTCAGCAAGGCTGCTCCTATGGTGTTGGTTCGACAGCTCTGCCTCCACCTAGGATCCTGGTTCGAGCTTCTTCTTCTACCTCCGGTGATGGCTCCATCTGCATCCTTCAGTCGTCGGTGTGCGTTGCCTTCAATGGCTCAATCATCCCACCTTTAACCGACGCTTTGTGCGGTCAGTCCACCTGGGTGTATGTGtggtagaaccgtctaatctaatacttctcaggagtacttgtcttctaggtcctcgtccaaacttgaactctaagcccccacacctgagtcctgaactcagtgtggtgcttagacctccaccatctccgcctccaatcagtcggtccgaaaagagtcagaacccatgacaagagagcaacgagccttccctgctcccataaacaagtatgtgcttaggataataagtctgtggcctgcctagaacccaatgcaacgatcggtccttaaccgacacaggaggaacaaatgcaatccgagcctcgctcgaatgccaaaccaagtctagatccaaagtaccattccggccggtctccaattattattcatatatatttttcaggtgataataatataatagcaataatactatcttttctatctctcgcaagtgacaggcaatcactcgacttctactggagtcctatagcatagcaatctacacgatcctgtcatactagtaaagctcataggatatatatatatatatatatatatatatatatatatatatatatatatacacacaagtgggtttcattcaactccttaaaacttaatgcacaaacataatataaagtgaagaaaagtaggggttatgcaccgaggtttgcctaggtaagatataaccaaaagttagcatcccATCGTGGCGATACGAtcaccaaggcaccatcttttctgctactacGGTCGTCTTCACGgttcatcgttgttcctattataatatatgtggatgcaacgcatagatgtaaataatcaacgacagccgaaactcttagaaattcGATTACGCCTCAtgagctaacgagatagctctaacatgctagtctacgtatccacatcGTCAAGTAAGGCTCGTTCCCGaaaaatgttttcgttctacaaacccccaattaattttgacatttgattgattaaacatatattttcgtACTAAttctcatttagttaccttaacaaactaattcctatggagctacaaaaattacagtgagcacctaatattcttaggaatctactataaaaattttagagccaacactatcataaatttatcacaacaattcctacaagtttatattttgataatatcaagtatctcaaattaattatataacttctaagaatattataaaactatgtgtcggtgtttcgtacaa
It encodes:
- the LOC136499910 gene encoding calmodulin-binding protein 25-like; translated protein: MDAVSLSCAGVAPRSALLSHSFADAAIARALHFSLSDHAPAEPPAATTMLMHGAVAGTDCPGPAMAAAPSPSSSARCRLGPAGGHGGKRRRPRPSKRAPTTYISTDAATFRAMVQRVTGADEADLLQPPPQQQDGGLGIGLLLPHLGVEQFLLAAGHAPHVAAAAAPYATATPAAAAAAEQQPLFPTLDSWNVMYGKKNEVVSALTASP